A part of Synergistaceae bacterium genomic DNA contains:
- a CDS encoding HAMP domain-containing histidine kinase: MTGEKKGFARLSTSMSLVLLFLSAVLLPSVALSMLALRAADREALHIEKRLEDALMSEVNLAVGRIADLMGTVEEELVGEASEIPSNPSLFNRWKGGGSLAECPFLLVGDRLFVPESNHAGDRLLSSFGPFLREQDEIAFYDSIAGVYRRELYHSGERPAGDARVDMPSPAPEQKAMAPSFAPPPSGRPSPGVERQMAESLIAVDSALREEVLKKAEREGFELLRRNVDPTTLAPSAREDSIGASRTVARGRSFAEVRDEAYAGMLPRLLEGGMELLFWSERTDGTIAGFLVDCYSLKDRILEILPAIMNETRVLTVLDEMGEPLVVPALGEPPDWRVPYVAMEITPALPGWEVGVWLADPYEAASRARSAARAVWMLVGALFLVIAVGGAALLWALTSEIRLARKKTTFVANVSHELKTPLTSIRLFAEMLLSGRQKDEERRREYLRTMVSEAERLSRLVENVLSFSRDGKRGRETSAEPLDLAELARETLSQMMPGLSRNGFDCFFGSEGPAPVAGDPGALRQVLMNLLSNAEKYSTDGREIRVECRTERGCAVVAVLDRGSGVAPSQQGSIFQEFFRGDDSLAASSSGAGLGLFIARSIARRHGGDVTYAPRDGGGSAFTLSVPLHDDEKTQGVVE; this comes from the coding sequence ATGACAGGGGAGAAAAAGGGGTTTGCAAGGCTTTCGACCTCGATGTCGCTTGTCCTGCTCTTTCTGTCAGCGGTCCTCCTGCCGAGCGTGGCTTTGAGCATGCTCGCGCTGCGAGCGGCGGACCGGGAGGCTCTGCATATAGAGAAGCGCCTCGAGGACGCCCTGATGTCGGAGGTGAACCTAGCGGTCGGGCGCATTGCCGATCTCATGGGGACGGTGGAGGAGGAGCTGGTCGGAGAGGCGTCGGAGATCCCCTCCAATCCGTCCCTTTTCAACAGGTGGAAGGGCGGCGGCTCACTAGCGGAGTGCCCCTTCCTGCTCGTGGGCGACCGGCTTTTCGTCCCCGAGTCCAACCATGCTGGCGACAGGCTGCTCTCCTCGTTCGGCCCGTTCCTGCGAGAGCAGGACGAGATCGCATTCTATGACAGCATAGCAGGGGTCTACAGAAGGGAGCTTTATCATTCGGGCGAAAGGCCGGCCGGTGATGCACGCGTAGACATGCCGAGCCCCGCCCCCGAGCAGAAGGCCATGGCGCCATCCTTTGCGCCTCCGCCCTCCGGGAGACCCTCGCCGGGGGTCGAGAGACAGATGGCTGAGAGCCTGATCGCGGTTGATTCGGCACTGCGCGAGGAGGTCTTGAAAAAGGCCGAGCGGGAGGGCTTCGAGCTGCTTCGAAGGAACGTAGACCCGACGACCCTTGCGCCATCGGCCCGCGAGGATTCGATCGGGGCGTCGCGGACGGTGGCGAGAGGCAGGAGCTTCGCCGAGGTCCGCGACGAGGCGTATGCCGGCATGCTGCCCAGACTCTTGGAGGGGGGGATGGAGCTGCTCTTCTGGAGCGAGCGAACCGACGGCACGATAGCGGGCTTCCTGGTGGACTGCTATTCGCTCAAGGACAGAATCCTAGAGATCTTGCCGGCGATAATGAACGAGACACGCGTCCTGACCGTCCTGGACGAGATGGGCGAGCCCCTGGTCGTCCCGGCCCTGGGCGAGCCGCCCGACTGGCGTGTCCCTTACGTGGCCATGGAGATAACCCCCGCTCTTCCCGGGTGGGAGGTCGGCGTGTGGCTCGCCGACCCGTACGAGGCGGCCAGCAGGGCCAGGTCGGCCGCGCGCGCCGTGTGGATGCTGGTCGGGGCGCTCTTCCTCGTGATAGCCGTCGGGGGCGCGGCCCTGCTGTGGGCGCTGACGTCGGAGATCCGCCTCGCCCGAAAGAAGACCACCTTTGTAGCGAACGTCTCTCATGAGCTTAAGACACCCCTCACGTCCATAAGGCTGTTCGCCGAGATGCTGCTCTCCGGAAGACAGAAAGACGAGGAGAGGCGCAGGGAGTACCTGCGGACGATGGTGTCCGAGGCGGAGCGACTCTCCCGGCTGGTCGAGAATGTCCTCTCCTTCTCGCGCGACGGCAAAAGGGGCCGCGAGACTTCCGCGGAGCCACTGGACCTCGCCGAGCTTGCGAGGGAGACCCTCTCGCAGATGATGCCGGGCCTGTCGAGGAACGGCTTTGATTGCTTCTTCGGCTCGGAGGGACCGGCCCCGGTGGCGGGCGACCCGGGCGCGCTCAGGCAGGTGCTCATGAACCTGCTGTCGAATGCGGAGAAGTACTCGACGGACGGACGTGAGATAAGGGTCGAATGCCGAACGGAGCGAGGATGCGCGGTCGTTGCGGTCCTCGACAGGGGTTCCGGGGTGGCCCCCTCGCAGCAGGGGAGCATCTTCCAGGAGTTCTTCAGAGGGGACGATTCGCTTGCCGCTTCCAGCAGCGGCGCGGGGCTGGGCCTGTTCATCGCTCGCTCGATCGCGCGACGGCACGGCGGCGACGTGACCTACGCCCCCAGGGACGGGGGAGGCAGCGCCTTTACCCTCTCGGTCCCTCTGCACGACGACGAAAAGACTCAAGGAGTGGTGGAATGA
- a CDS encoding response regulator transcription factor codes for MKELILLAEDDTAIQTGVRDLLESEGYRVTTADDGRSALDLYHKLKPDLVLLDVMMPGMNGYDVCREIRLQDRHTPVLMLTAKGREVDKVVGLELGADDYIVKPFGMAELLARVRSALRRGALSRGSPRKDGAPTLSFGDVKVDFDRMTGRKGDSEFPLTPKEAALLRRLAGSEGRVLSRSELLDEVWGIECDVTTRTVDQHVVHLRQKIEDDPSNPRFLRTVHGAGYRFDGGGRGMEK; via the coding sequence ATGAAAGAGCTGATTCTCCTGGCCGAGGACGACACGGCCATCCAGACGGGGGTGCGCGACCTCCTGGAGAGCGAGGGGTATCGTGTGACCACAGCGGACGACGGTCGCTCCGCGCTGGATCTTTACCACAAGCTGAAGCCCGACCTCGTATTGCTGGATGTCATGATGCCTGGAATGAACGGGTACGACGTCTGCAGAGAGATTCGCCTGCAGGACCGGCATACCCCCGTGCTGATGCTCACCGCGAAGGGCAGGGAGGTGGACAAGGTCGTGGGGCTTGAGCTCGGGGCGGACGACTACATAGTCAAGCCCTTCGGGATGGCGGAGCTGCTGGCCAGGGTGCGGTCCGCCCTGCGCAGGGGCGCTCTGTCCCGAGGGTCGCCCAGGAAGGATGGAGCGCCGACACTCTCCTTCGGCGATGTCAAGGTCGACTTCGACCGCATGACCGGGCGGAAAGGGGACTCTGAGTTCCCTCTGACCCCCAAGGAGGCCGCGCTGCTACGCCGCCTGGCCGGCAGCGAGGGAAGGGTGCTGTCGCGCTCTGAGCTGCTAGACGAGGTCTGGGGGATCGAGTGCGACGTAACCACTCGCACCGTCGATCAGCACGTCGTGCACCTGCGCCAGAAGATAGAGGACGACCCCTCGAATCCGCGTTTCCTCCGCACTGTGCACGGGGCGGGCTACCGTTTTGACGGCGGCGGGAGAGGGATGGAAAAATGA
- a CDS encoding VWA domain-containing protein — translation MMTKRNCCIKSLAGLLLVLMISFGTAAWADSGGVTLEVGADTPVVKAGEGSRITVRVLVKPERRERETRAPLAVALVLDKSGSMASEEKMDYAKLGALEALKILDANDIAAVVVYDEKARVAVRARPVGKGNKEPVFALGIKRIKPSGMTALYDGVVLGAKQLEPFVKEGFIPRIVMLSDGVANVGPSTTRELAALGRKLARTEMTITTIGLGLDYHEDLMTALAAESGGNAYFARTSRMLKDIFARDMEDAVTLTARKVRVKVRGLGGARPERAVGRTGRAEDGVIEVSIDNLYSTEKYALVELELPGGEPGTTLEAAEVELEYVDPESGEKIVKKSPLTLAFTEDEDEVEKNRRQEIASQAALARNAEIREEAVRLADEGRAEEAAKMLGERTRQLRMLAPMMGSSAPAMEMESAAFDELADSLISEGGLSNVDRKTVLNEAYMLKSQQSAIVTTDSDEDEYEDEYDDED, via the coding sequence ATGATGACTAAAAGAAACTGCTGCATCAAGTCTTTGGCGGGGTTGCTCCTTGTGCTGATGATCTCGTTCGGCACGGCGGCATGGGCCGATTCGGGAGGAGTGACGCTCGAGGTCGGCGCGGACACGCCTGTTGTGAAGGCCGGAGAGGGAAGCAGGATCACGGTCCGCGTGCTGGTGAAGCCGGAGAGGCGCGAGCGAGAGACCCGCGCGCCGCTGGCGGTCGCCCTCGTCCTTGACAAGTCCGGTTCCATGGCCTCGGAGGAGAAGATGGATTACGCTAAGCTCGGGGCGCTGGAGGCCCTTAAGATACTCGACGCGAACGACATCGCGGCGGTGGTGGTCTACGACGAGAAGGCTCGGGTCGCGGTCAGGGCCCGACCCGTCGGGAAGGGGAACAAGGAGCCGGTCTTTGCCCTTGGAATAAAGAGGATCAAGCCGAGCGGCATGACAGCTCTCTACGATGGTGTTGTTCTCGGTGCCAAGCAGCTGGAGCCGTTCGTGAAGGAGGGTTTCATCCCAAGGATAGTCATGCTCTCCGACGGGGTGGCCAATGTCGGCCCTTCAACCACGAGGGAGTTGGCGGCCCTCGGAAGAAAGCTCGCCCGCACGGAGATGACCATAACCACCATAGGCCTGGGGCTCGACTACCACGAGGACCTGATGACCGCGCTCGCGGCGGAGAGCGGTGGAAACGCCTACTTCGCCCGGACGTCGAGGATGCTGAAGGACATCTTCGCGCGCGACATGGAGGACGCGGTGACCCTGACCGCCAGGAAGGTTCGGGTGAAGGTCCGCGGACTGGGGGGCGCACGTCCGGAGCGAGCGGTGGGGCGCACCGGCAGGGCGGAGGACGGGGTGATAGAGGTCTCCATTGATAATCTCTACAGCACGGAGAAGTACGCGCTGGTCGAGCTGGAGCTTCCCGGGGGCGAGCCGGGGACGACTTTGGAGGCGGCCGAGGTGGAGCTGGAGTACGTCGACCCGGAGAGCGGCGAGAAGATAGTCAAGAAGTCTCCCCTGACCCTCGCTTTCACGGAGGACGAGGACGAGGTGGAGAAGAACCGTCGCCAGGAGATAGCCTCGCAGGCGGCCCTGGCGAGGAACGCCGAGATACGGGAGGAGGCCGTTCGACTGGCCGACGAGGGAAGGGCGGAGGAGGCGGCCAAGATGCTCGGTGAGAGGACCAGGCAGCTCAGGATGCTTGCCCCCATGATGGGAAGCTCCGCCCCTGCGATGGAGATGGAGTCGGCTGCCTTCGACGAGCTGGCGGACAGCCTGATCTCGGAGGGAGGGCTCTCCAACGTGGATAGGAAGACCGTCCTGAACGAGGCCTATATGTTGAAGAGCCAGCAGTCCGCGATTGTTACGACCGACTCCGACGAGGACGAATACGAGGACGAATACGACGACGAGGACTAG
- a CDS encoding DUF454 domain-containing protein, whose amino-acid sequence MSMWRYFGYFFVLLAIIGTLLPVMPTVPFVLLAAACFAKSSPEMHRWLRDHPKFGHTVCSWEESRCITRRLKIWSVVMITLGGGTSTFLFVPSGWPFWTVMGCFLLADVVVLLWKECPAEKEKTTGSRHKARCTGCE is encoded by the coding sequence GTGAGCATGTGGAGGTATTTCGGCTATTTTTTCGTCCTGTTGGCGATAATCGGGACTCTTCTTCCGGTGATGCCGACGGTTCCGTTCGTTTTGCTCGCGGCCGCTTGCTTCGCCAAGTCGTCCCCGGAGATGCACAGGTGGCTTCGGGACCACCCGAAGTTCGGACACACGGTGTGCAGCTGGGAGGAGAGCCGCTGCATCACAAGGCGCTTGAAGATCTGGAGCGTGGTGATGATCACCCTCGGCGGCGGGACCTCGACCTTTCTTTTCGTTCCCTCCGGCTGGCCCTTCTGGACGGTGATGGGCTGTTTCCTGCTCGCGGACGTGGTGGTGCTGCTCTGGAAGGAGTGTCCCGCGGAGAAGGAGAAAACCACGGGATCACGGCACAAGGCTCGTTGTACCGGGTGCGAGTAG
- a CDS encoding branched-chain amino acid ABC transporter permease, with protein sequence MVFNKDGDFFKGFKASIPAGLGVLTYGLVFGVLCAETGVSFPILALMNVAIFSGSAQTLIVGMWNGGFPVWQMAVAAAVVNVRYFLLTAAVAPLMEHIGWLGRAWRVHFVTDENWAVTMAEWRRSEVTVDHLVGGGVCVGLFWFFSVMVGHSLGFTLENPEKYALDYAFTALFTALAVNMWRGKRDVLPWLVSAGTAFLAWKHLPGAWYVLLGGIAGSVAAAFMKEVD encoded by the coding sequence TTGGTTTTCAACAAAGACGGAGATTTTTTCAAGGGATTCAAGGCGTCTATCCCGGCGGGGCTGGGCGTGCTGACTTACGGCCTGGTCTTCGGTGTACTCTGCGCCGAGACGGGGGTCTCCTTCCCCATTCTGGCCCTGATGAACGTGGCGATTTTTTCCGGTTCGGCTCAGACTCTGATCGTGGGTATGTGGAACGGAGGCTTTCCCGTGTGGCAGATGGCCGTGGCCGCCGCGGTGGTCAACGTGAGATACTTCCTGCTGACCGCGGCTGTCGCTCCGTTGATGGAGCATATCGGATGGCTTGGCAGGGCGTGGCGAGTGCACTTCGTGACAGACGAGAACTGGGCGGTCACGATGGCCGAGTGGAGGAGGAGCGAGGTGACTGTGGACCATCTCGTCGGAGGTGGAGTCTGCGTCGGCCTCTTCTGGTTCTTCAGCGTCATGGTGGGTCACAGCCTGGGATTCACTCTGGAAAACCCCGAGAAGTACGCGCTTGACTACGCCTTTACCGCCCTCTTCACCGCTCTTGCCGTCAACATGTGGAGAGGAAAGAGAGATGTCTTGCCTTGGCTCGTTTCGGCGGGCACGGCATTTCTCGCGTGGAAGCATCTTCCCGGGGCTTGGTACGTGCTGCTGGGCGGCATAGCGGGCTCAGTGGCCGCCGCGTTCATGAAGGAGGTCGATTGA
- a CDS encoding GyrI-like domain-containing protein, protein MSKMDVKIEKHGDMRVAFIRHTGPYEQSTEAWNRLSAAPGLASRMGPDSCFLSLCYDDPDVTEPGNTRMDVCVAVGDDYEEEAGISTQVIPGGEFAVVVYKGAYSGLHDAYRAIYGEWLPKSGREPSGSFSMEIYRTDCSRTPPDENITEIRIPLI, encoded by the coding sequence ATGAGCAAGATGGACGTGAAGATCGAGAAGCACGGCGACATGAGAGTGGCCTTCATCCGCCACACAGGCCCTTACGAACAGAGCACGGAGGCGTGGAACAGGCTGAGCGCGGCACCGGGACTTGCGAGCCGGATGGGACCGGATTCATGTTTCCTGTCCCTCTGCTACGACGACCCTGACGTGACCGAGCCGGGCAACACGCGAATGGACGTCTGCGTCGCGGTCGGAGACGACTACGAGGAGGAGGCGGGGATCAGCACGCAGGTAATTCCCGGCGGGGAGTTCGCAGTCGTGGTCTACAAGGGGGCTTACTCCGGTCTGCACGACGCTTACAGGGCCATCTACGGCGAGTGGCTTCCGAAGAGCGGACGCGAGCCGTCCGGGTCTTTCTCCATGGAGATATACCGTACCGACTGCAGCCGGACCCCGCCCGACGAGAACATAACCGAGATCAGGATTCCCCTGATTTAG
- a CDS encoding AzlD domain-containing protein — protein MTNTQALAVVLLSAFFVYSIRFLGLALGKRLPKTGVFKKGMDALPGTIFAALVFPGLLAAGWQGIVAAVFIVIITKKTGNVMLAMLTGVAAVALLRIPIF, from the coding sequence GTGACTAACACTCAAGCCCTCGCGGTTGTCCTGCTCTCCGCCTTTTTCGTCTATTCGATCCGCTTCCTGGGGCTGGCCCTCGGCAAGAGGCTGCCCAAGACCGGCGTGTTCAAGAAGGGGATGGACGCGCTCCCTGGCACTATCTTCGCCGCGCTGGTCTTCCCGGGCTTGCTGGCCGCCGGCTGGCAGGGGATAGTCGCCGCCGTCTTCATCGTGATCATCACGAAGAAGACCGGCAACGTGATGCTGGCGATGCTGACGGGTGTTGCCGCGGTAGCGCTGCTCCGAATTCCCATTTTCTGA